In Zygosaccharomyces rouxii strain CBS732 chromosome F complete sequence, a single window of DNA contains:
- a CDS encoding aldo/keto reductase (highly similar to uniprot|Q02895 Saccharomyces cerevisiae YPL088W Putative aryl alcohol dehydrogenase transcription is activated by paralogous transcription factors Yrm1p and Yrr1p along with genes involved in multidrug resistance): MKKIYKGNPRAAHITLDGPPHERSSRRTSKVKYTEIIMSIAQQVRFGNTGLKISPIVVGCMSFGSKEWADWLIEDKEEVFKILKRAYDRGLRTYDTADVYSNGLSERILGEFLRHYNINRETVVILTKVFFPTDESIHVTSKFDFSEQELLTLTNQRGLSRKHILAGVKASIERLGTYIDVLQIHRLDHETPMEEIMRALNDVVTQGDVRYIGASSMLATEFAELNFIAERHDWFKFVSSQSYYSLLYREDERELIPFAKRHGIALIPWSPLSGGALTRPLGGTSNRSQTDNFKGILGVDNLKDNEKEIVNRLEKVANEKGQSMAAVATAWVLHKGCNPIIGFNSIKRVDQALDALEVKLSEQEISYLEEPYLPRNLVM, from the coding sequence atgaaaaagatatATAAAGGGAACCCTCGAGCAGCCCACATAACACTCGATGGCCCTCCTCATGAAAGATCATCAAGGAGAACTTCGAAAGTAAAGTATACTGAGATAATCATGTCAATTGCTCAGCAGGTTCGTTTTGGTAACACCGGTCTAAAGATTTCACCCATTGTGGTTGGATGCATGTCATTCGGATCCAAAGAATGGGCCGATTGGCTCATTGAAGATAAGGAAGAGGTCTTTAAGATTCTAAAGCGTGCCTACGACCGTGGATTAAGAACTTATGATACCGCTGATGTTTATTCCAATGGGTTGAGTGAACGTATTTTGGGTGAATTCTTGCGCCATTACAACATTAACAGGGAAACTGTTGTTATTTTAACCAAGGTGTTTTTCCCTACTGATGAAAGCATTCATGTGACAAGCAAGTTTGATTTTAGTGAGCAGGAATTGCTTACACTCACCAATCAAAGAGGTTTGTCCCGTAAGCACATCTTGGCTGGTGTCAAGGCTTCCATTGAGAGGTTAGGTACGTATATCGATGTTTTACAAATTCACAGATTAGACCATGAAACTCCAATGGAAGAGATTATGAGAGCCTTAAACGATGTTGTCACCCAGGGCGATGTTCGTTACATTGGTGCCTCTTCCATGTTGGCCACTGAATTCGCCGAATTGAACTTTATCGCTGAGCGTCACGATTGGTTTAAGTTTGTCAGTTCACAATCCTATTACAGTTTATTGTACAGAGAGGATGAACGTGAATTGATTCCATTTGCTAAACGTCACGGTATCGCATTAATCCCATGGTCACCATTGTCTGGTGGTGCTTTAACAAGACCATTGGGCGGAACATCTAATCGGTCCCAGACTGATAACTTTAAGGGCATCCTTGGTGTAGACAATCTAAAAGATAACGAAAAGGAGATTGTCAATCGTTTGGAAAAGGTCGCCAATGAAAAGGGTCAATCCATGGCTGCAGTGGCTACAGCCTGGGTACTACACAAGGGTTGCAACCCAATTATTGGTTTTAACTCTATAAAACGTGTTGATCAAGCATTGGATGCATTGGAAGTGAAACTCTCTGAACAAGAGATTAGCTATTTGGAAGAGCCTTACCTACCTCGTAATCTGGTTATGTAG
- the AIM45 gene encoding Aim45p (similar to uniprot|Q12480 Saccharomyces cerevisiae YPR004C Hypothetical ORF), with protein sequence MLRTLRFRIPTAGPFIKSHRFASTLTFIETSKDGSVVSSSLNALTAAQQLGNPIHAVILGSQASAAANALKSSVKCEKLAKILVSNNVGFDHYLPEKVAPVLARLLQNEEYSHFVAASSTVGKSNLPRLGALLDLQPISDITKIVDAKTFVRPIYAGNAIATVECSQPKKLISVRASAFEPIAQGSTDSALIEEVQGLEPESSIDIKWEGETLVKSERPDLGSASIVVAGGRALKDKETFDKILVPLADALHAGIGATRAAVDNGFCDNSLQVGQTGKVVAPDLYIAVGVSGAIQHLAGMKDSKVIVAINNDPEAPIFKVADYGLEGDVYEIVPELTQKLKEVQN encoded by the coding sequence ATGCTTAGAACACTCCGTTTCCGAATCCCAACCGCTGGGCCTTTTATTAAATCCCATAGGTTCGCATCTACTTTGACATTTATCGAAACTTCGAAAGATGGTAGTGTcgtttcatcatctttgaaTGCTTTAACAGCTGCTCAACAATTGGGTAACCCAATTCATGCTGTGATTCTTGGTTCTCAAGCTTCTGCAGCCGCAAAtgcattgaaatcttcagtaaaatgtgaaaaattggcgAAAATCCTGGTTTCAAATAATGTGGGTTTCGACCACTATCTACCTGAAAAAGTCGCACCAGTATTAGCTCgtcttttacaaaatgaagAATACTCCCACTTCGTTGCTGCTTCTTCTACTGTTGGTAAAAGCAATCTACCTCGTCTAGGTGCCCTATTGGATCTGCAACCAATCAGTGATATTACCAAGATTGTAGATGCTAAGACCTTTGTGAGACCAATTTACGCAGGTAATGCGATTGCTACAGTGGAATGTTCTCAACCTAAGAAATTGATCAGTGTAAGAGCTTCTGCCTTTGAACCAATTGCACAGGGCTCCACAGATTCTGCACTAATAGAGGAGGTACAAGGGTTGGAACCTGAATCTTCTATTGATATCAAATGGGAAGGTGAGACTTTAGTCAAGAGCGAAAGACCAGATTTGGGTTCTGCGTCTATAGTGGTAGCGGGTGGTCGTGCTCTAAAGGACAAAGAAACCTTCGACAAAATTCTAGTTCCATTGGCAGACGCCTTACATGCCGGTATTGGTGCCACCAGGGCCGCCGTGGATAATGGATTCTGTGATAACTCTTTACAAGTGGGCCAAACTGGTAAAGTTGTTGCTCCTGATCTATACATTGCAGTTGGTGTTTCTGGTGCCATTCAGCATTTAGCGGGTATGAAAGATTCTAAAGTAATTGTAGCAATCAACAATGATCCTGAGGCACCCATCTTCAAAGTTGCAGACTACGGTCTAGAAGGTGACGTTTATGAGATTGTCCCTGAATTGACCCAGAAGTTGAAAGAAGTGCAAAACTGA
- a CDS encoding uncharacterized protein (no similarity), with protein sequence MPDVWQDQNSQDETLQETGSDYFDALSGEESGLENESSDWSDDESLIDLQSCSIAGSDPKVMPILIHSHVKEEEERQETKEGHVHVQIQTPTRNFSGCRRKIPRTPIPGHTDPLTEKLQLNLQSAFEELEIERRERLGQKCPLQLGNSSLLKKRETRSMAI encoded by the coding sequence ATGCCGGACGTTTGGCAGGATCAGAACAGCCAAGACGAAACGCTTCAAGAAACAGGAAGTGACTATTTTGATGCGCTTTCTGGTGAAGAATCTGGCCTCGAAAATGAATCTAGTGATTGGAGCGATGATGAAAGCCTGATAGATCTACAAAGCTGTTCCATAGCGGGATCCGATCCCAAGGTAATGCCCATCTTGATTCATAGTCACgtgaaagaagaagaagaacgtcaagaaacaaaagaaggtCATGTACATGTTCAGATACAGACTCCTACCAGAAACTTTAGTGGATGCCGCAGGAAAATTCCTAGAACTCCCATACCAGGTCATACTGATCCGCTTACTGAAAAGTTACAATTGAATTTGCAGTCagcttttgaagaattagaaattgAGAGACGAGAGCGACTAGGTCAGAAGTGCCCATTGCAATTGGGGAACAGTTCCCtgttaaagaaaagagagaCAAGGAGTATGGCTATATAA
- a CDS encoding uncharacterized protein (similar to uniprot|P53394 Saccharomyces cerevisiae YPR003C Hypothetical ORF) has product MSPSSSSLLRDGPHSSERDYGSNGCTSCGPKPNRCPCQRDSLQSCKSFRPLVPITESSVSSPLNSVNHKKLSPNEIEIRPSIWDVLPYYLPFFSWLPNYNISKCIGDLIAGVSLASFQIPLALSFATSVAHVEPLCGLYSLAFTPFIYAILGSVPQMIVGPESAISLVVGQAVEKMISHNPDLHTLQLSAVITFISGGFLFFFGLCRLGFLGNVLSRALLRGFISSVGLVMIINSMISEFKLDKILKDLPVHYHTPFEKILFLVTYAPNNYHGPTTALSLSCFFILIMTKIIKKKLMPRCRWIVFVPDILLLIIGTIFLSIKYRFKHNYSISTVGDFNTKGLDKLLNPLSAENRGLIPQLLSAGFITAMLGFFESTTASKSLGSSYDLAISSNRELVALGSMNLFSSILGSLPAFGGYGRSKINAFSGAQTVMSGAFMGLLVLLTIKFLLPMIHYIPICVLSVVTTMVGISLLEEAPADLMFHFRCFGYDELLVFTLTVLTTMFYSVEVGICIGCGYSVISIIKHSAKSRIQILARVQGTSRFVNSDDYLKQTNREHANENLELEELEGCLIVKIPEPLTFTNTEDLKERLNRLEKFGSTRVHPGARGRRSRSSTRYVIIDLHGMTHMDSSAAQILLEIVSSYRKRDVRVFLARVTIDARVRERLEKSGVVDLVEDNVPMSATNVNQEIYASSYFLTIEDALTAMEDHESANFSSDLVADNLSLVSPSLTDSGIV; this is encoded by the coding sequence ATGTCACCTTCCAGTTCTTCGTTGTTGAGAGATGGACCACATAGTTCTGAGAGAGACTACGGATCAAATGGCTGCACCTCCTGTGGACCGAAGCCCAACAGATGCCCCTGCCAAAGAGATTCACTGCAGTCATGCAAATCTTTTAGACCTCTCGTGCCCATAACTGAAAGTAGCGTGTCATCTCCTTTGAATAGCGTTAATCATAAGAAGCTGAGTCCTAACGAAATAGAGATTAGACCGTCTATTTGGGATGTATTACCTTATTATCTCCCGTTCTTTTCATGGCTCCCGAATTACAATATATCGAAATGTATTGGTGATTTAATTGCCGGAGTATCATTGgcatcttttcaaattcctCTAGCTCTATCGTTTGCCACTTCTGTAGCTCATGTAGAGCCATTATGTGGGTTATATTCGTTAGCATTTACACCATTTATCTATGCAATTTTAGGATCTGTACCCCAGATGATCGTTGGTCCTGAAAGTGCTATTTCATTAGTTGTAGGCCAGGCTGTGGAAAAGATGATTTCACATAACCCAGATTTACATACACTACAACTTTCTGCGGTGATTACTTTTATCAGTGGTGgatttctatttttttttggaCTCTGCAGATTGGGATTTTTGGGCAACGTATTGAGTAGGGCTCTTTTAAGAGGATTTATCAGTTCTGTCGGGTTAGTTATGATAATCAATTCCATGATTTCAGAGttcaaattggataaaattttgaagGATTTACCAGTCCATTACCATACcccatttgaaaagattctttTTTTAGTGACATATGCACCCAACAATTACCATGGACCTACAACCGCACTTAGCTTATCTTGTTTCTTTATCCTAATAATGACAAAGattatcaagaagaaattgatgccTAGATGTAGATGGATCGTATTCGTCCCTGATATTCTGCTGCTCATAATTGGTACCATATTCCTATCGATTAAGTATCGATTCAAGCACAATTACAGCATTAGCACAGTGGGCGATTTCAATACAAAGGGATTAGATAAACTTTTGAATCCATTATCTGCAGAAAACCGCGGACTTATACCACAACTATTGAGCGCCGGCTTTATTACTGCCATGTTGGGATTTTTCGAATCTACTACAGCTTCTAAATCGTTAGGTAGTTCCTACGATTTGGCGATTTCTTCTAATCGCGAGTTAGTAGCGTTGGGTAGTATGAACCTCTTCTCCTCAATATTGGGATCTCTACCAGCTTTTGGTGGATATGGAAGATCTAAGATAAATGCCTTTTCTGGAGCGCAGACGGTCATGTCTGGCGCATTCATGGGACTTTTGGTCTTGTTAACTattaaattcttgttgCCAATGATTCACTACATCCCAATCTGTGTATTGTCTGTGGTAACGACAATGGTGGGAATTAGCTTGCTGGAGGAAGCTCCAGCAGATTTGATGTTCCACTTCAGATGCTTCGGATATGATGAGCTGTTGGTTTTTACTCTAACAGTATTGACGACTATGTTCTACTCTGTGGAAGTGGGAATTTGTATCGGATGTGGTTACTCAGTCATAAGTATTATTAAACATTCCGCAAAGTcaagaattcaaatcttggCAAGAGTACAGGGCACTTCGAGGTTTGTCAATTCTGATGACTATTTGAAACAGACCAACAGGGAACACGCAAATGagaatttggaattggagGAATTGGAAGGATGTCTGATCGTTAAAATTCCAGAGCCATTGACCTTCACCAATACCGAAGATTTGAAGGAAAGATTAAATAGactggaaaaatttggttcTACTAGAGTGCATCCTGGTGCTAGAGGTCGCCGATCAAGAAGTAGTACAAGGTACGTTATTATTGATCTCCATGGTATGACTCATATGGACTCATCAGCGGCTCAGATACTTTTAGAGATTGTATCGTCCTACAGGAAACGTGATGTTAGAGTATTTTTGGCTCGAGTTACTATTGATGCAAGAGTAAGAGAGAGGTTAGAGAAATCGGGTGTTGTAGATTTGGTGGAAGATAATGTTCCGATGAGTGCTACCAATGTAAACCAGGAGATTTATGCATCATCGTATTTTCTAACAATTGAAGATGCCTTGACTGCTATGGAAGATCATGAAtctgccaatttttcttccgATTTGGTAGCAGATAATTTGAGCCTTGTTTCTCCCAGCCTTACAGATTCTGGTattgtttga
- a CDS encoding uncharacterized protein (no similarity), which yields MVQINFKSWFKPIKATEKEKKVTINPSSIASVPPVALAATSLAAAESNETEGTLTTPQSIGTNTGDGTDGKRINSAHDKNGSEYSSSSKNNATAEAVSNSLVAVSTVTGAKVSKKDPAYPGVYHGTSSHRVSRTIRKFFKKAWWNKEKGNAEGENGGSETSVSDTTSFSSASEWEDPYGNPILRKRDYMLMILKEAAGKEGFISSIDIEKQIGFANRYHKIRRWKNKDFKFPNSHSTEGVYKPWELVPGFCEKSEDQPTVGRELTCASNGVVISSQKSEPRISLPRSSPIAGCSTELRERDIVSVSSNPVFSTDIVPVEPVAAVSSVKGTPVVPTVLPATAESTASDSVATEAPLLPSDFISRFAPIQPAAQEDLQELARVFETNEPRSIIENDSSRFAPRNRTPQQNLEDAVKLFVSYNGDETKVDPPLPQDVEYSSFGEQQQNLYDSEVVHDDVTVVSPNLDDDCPHSLRFFPDDPPPERISVSRHNDNGDVSISSCVELGASVPSNGVRNYPYYHSTNGIEASVSSQSAVMLPLTFEQSPVEPTTFVFDVNMQQNIEAIVSSRDNSICLPLDDVCKKSSTISSSGFVYDINVHKNIEAIIGSEHFEEYVPKSADWHDYEVVLPKRGCAGANDIKEKGPIISHYPSLQSTLSTEELSEVKSPDYYDAENEPISMDPDGKERRRSFETIIHYSLKPVAIDTASPQFDEDFDVSDLKIDDDEQESPLSNVCADTFLQKKDLGSLFDAAAKIQNSNHVNTDNTAVLPIPGHAVIMNTLLAADVPAQIESNNVRPIITVHDDDLEPCVPLSEDDDDEDEDGDSVAIAYHEGRIGEPIAELKNTHLSAPVQQLAPTPKNQANFDKLDVDLFSKVENLMSPHNGIGASINQEVPGLGAYRNNNHIEQELNYDEIIRLIFREDSLQEDVYHPETATEIGDDDYDVSMSTEEEFEDEDEDSEEEDEDESSWNLTSSFCSHRVPSFVDGLFGDLEYGSERPNHILDAPVENGLQQVSRHGDNFEISPQIELKQQSPMPLPVELKEEPPALIVSTERESVATHSPLESLCFVHWPIVKENWVAKTLGEYCPLNFRNNIRFNYDSSEFKIRQYYMTTKAILQEQYNTRRKLIFSPKPGKWLNFEWETDILDVVDDFIRINRNLYPMFKGPRIVQRKHLIRRWKNRERDRLIVLEQLLDYWREDPAAIDQLKLEKQSTRPLQQHSPSISNVEAPERPPLKLVLSKIFERMTMDVAHKRLGRPPRDGSSVVLLKKGPPLGIDYFGYKRDKAREWVNNILLKL from the coding sequence ATGGTacaaattaatttcaaaagctgGTTTAAGCCCATAAAAGCTACtgaaaaggagaagaaggttACAATAAATCCTTCTTCTATCGCTTCTGTCCCTCCTGTGGCTCTTGCAGCTACTTCCCTGGCAGCAGCCGAATCTAATGAAACCGAAGGAACTCTCACTACTCCCCAGTCTATTGGCACCAATACTGGTGATGGTACTGATGGCAAAAGAATTAATTCAGCTCatgataaaaatggatctgaatattcttcttcaagcAAAAATAATGCTACCGCAGAAGCTGTCTCTAATTCTCTTGTTGCTGTTTCCACTGTCACTGGCGCTAAAGTATCAAAGAAAGACCCTGCCTATCCTGGTGTTTATCATGGAACTTCCAGCCATAGAGTTAGTCGGACTATAAGGaagttcttcaaaaaagCCTGGTGGAACAAGGAGAAAGGAAATGCGGAAGGAGAAAACGGTGGTTCTGAAACTTCAGTGTCTGACACCACTTCTTTCTCAAGTGCTTCTGAATGGGAAGATCCATACGGTAACCCTATCCTCAGAAAGAGAGATTACATGCTAATGATCTTAAAAGAAGCCGCTGGTAAGGAAGGGTTTATTTCCTCCATTGATATCGAAAAACAAATTGGCTTTGCCAATAGGTATCATaaaattagaagatggaagaataaagattttaagTTTCCTAACTCTCATTCCACTGAAGGAGTATACAAGCCATGGGAATTGGTTCCAGGATTTTGCGAAAAGTCTGAAGATCAACCAACTGTTGGAAGGGAATTGACCTGTGCTTCAAATGGTGTTGTTATATCTTCACAAAAAAGTGAACCACGAATCTCTCTACCTAGAAGTTCTCCTATTGCTGGTTGTAGTACTGAGCTTAGGGAACGTGATATTGTTTCTGTTTCATCTAATCCTGTTTTCTCCACCGATATTGTTCCTGTTGAGCCTGTAGCCGCTGTTTCCTCTGTTAAAGGCACCCCAGTAGTGCCGACAGTCCTTCCTGCTACCGCTGAAAGTACTGCCAGTGATTCTGTCGCCACCGAAGCACCTCTGCTTCCTTCTGATTTCATCTCTAGATTTGCTCCCATCCAGCCTGCTGCTCAAGAAGACCTTCAAGAACTTGCTAGAGTTTTTGAAACCAATGAACCCAGATCTATAATTGAAAACGACAGTTCTAGGTTTGCTCCAAGAAATAGAACTCCTCAACAGAATCTTGAAGATGCCGTCAAGTTATTTGTCTCCTACAATGGTGATGAGACCAAAGTTGATCCTCCACTTCCCCAGGATGTAGAATATTCTAGTTTTGGAGAGCAACAGCAAAATCTTTATGACTCTGAAGTTGTGCACGATGATGTTACTGTGGTTTCTCCCAATCTTGACGATGATTGTCCACACTCTCTCAGATTCTTCCCCGATGACCCACCACCAGAGAGAATATCTGTGTCTCGCCACAATGATAACGGCGATGTTTCGATCAGCTCTTGTGTAGAGTTAGGTGCATCTGTGCCTTCTAATGGTGTGAGAAACTATCCTTATTATCATAGCACTAATGGAATTGAAGCTTCAGTATCTTCTCAATCGGCGGTTATGCTTCCACTAACATTTGAACAATCACCAGTAGAACCAACAACCTTCGTCTTTGACGTAAATATGCAACAGAATATTGAGGCCATCGTTTCTTCCAGGGACAATTCAATATGTCTACCTCTCGATGACGTTTGTAAAAAGTCGTCtacaatttcatcttctggtTTTGTATACGATATCAATGTTCATAAAAACATTGAAGCTATTATTGGATCTGAGCACTTCGAAGAATATGTACCCAAAAGTGCTGACTGGCATGACTACGAAGTCGTCTTGCCTAAGAGAGGTTGCGCTGGTGCCAATGATATAAAGGAAAAGGGACCTATAATTTCACACTATCCTAGTTTGCAGTCCACTTTAAGTACCGAGGAATTATCGGAAGTGAAATCCCCAGATTACTATGACGCCGAGAACGAACCTATTTCAATGGATCCTGATGGAAAGGAACGTCGACGGAGTTTTGAGACGATTATCCATTACAGCCTAAAACCAGTTGCTATTGATACTGCATCTCCACAATTCGATGAGGATTTTGATGTGTCGGATCTCAAGatcgatgatgatgaacaagagTCACCTTTGTCTAATGTTTGTGCTGATACTTTTctacaaaagaaagatttggGATCATTGTttgatgctgctgctaaAATTCAAAACAGTAATCATGTTAATACAGATAATACGGCTGTTCTACCTATCCCGGGTCATGCTGTAATTATGAACACTCTACTAGCCGCCGATGTGCCTGCTCAAATTGAGTCAAATAATGTGAGACCTATCATTACTGTccatgatgatgatttggaacCATGCGTTCCTctttcagaagatgatgatgacgagGATGAGGATGGTGACAGCGTGGCTATCGCGTATCATGAAGGTCGGATTGGTGAACCCATTGCAGAATTAAAAAATACGCATTTATCTGCCCCAGTTCAACAATTGGCACCTACACCTAAAAATCAAGCCAATTTTGATAAGTTAGATGTTGATCTTTTTTCGAAAGTGGAGAATCTTATGTCTCCACATAATGGAATTGGAGCGTCAATCAACCAGGAAGTTCCAGGACTCGGTGCATATAGAAACAATAACCATATTGAGCAGGAGTTGAATTACGATGAAATCATACGCCTTATCTTTAGAGAAGATTCACTTCAGGAAGATGTCTACCATCCCGAAACAGCCACAGAAATcggtgatgatgattacGATGTTTCAATGTCTACCGAGGAAGAATTCGAAGATGAGGACGAAGATTCTGAGGAGgaggatgaggatgaaAGCTCTTGGAATTTAACAAGCTCCTTCTGCTCACATAGAGTGCCTTCATTCGTTGATGGATTGTTTGGAGATCTAGAGTATGGATCGGAGCGACCTAATCATATATTGGATGCACCTGTAGAGAATGGACTACAACAGGTTTCACGACACGGagataattttgaaatatcCCCACaaatagaattgaaacaGCAATCGCCGATGCCACTTCCTGTAGAACTAAAGGAAGAGCCGCCAGCACTGATAGTTTCGACAGAGAGGGAATCAGTTGCGACGCATAGTCCATTAGAAAGCCTTTGTTTTGTTCATTGGCCTATTGTGAAAGAAAACTGGGTAGCCAAAACTTTAGGCGAATACTGTCCGCTGAATTTTAGAAACAACATTAGGTTCAATTATGATAGTTCCGAATTCAAAATCCGCCAGTACTATATGACGACCAAAGccattttacaagaacagTATAATACTCGTCgtaaattgattttttcaccaaaacCTGGTAAATggttaaattttgaatggGAAACAGATATTCTGGATGTCGTTGATGATTTCATTCGGATTAATAGAAATCTTTACCCCATGTTTAAAGGACCACGAATTGTTCAACGGAAACACTTGATTAGACGTTGGAAAAATAGGGAGAGAGATCGTTTGATTGTTCTGGAACAATTGTTAGATTATTGGAGGGAAGATCCAGCGGCTatcgatcaattgaaattggaaaaacaaTCAACACGACCACTTCAGCAACATTCTCCTTCTATCAGCAATGTTGAAGCTCCTGAACGACCACCTTTAAAATTAGTGTTATCGAAAATTTTCGAAAGGATGACAATGGATGTTGCACATAAGAGGTTAGGTCGTCCGCCTCGTGATGGCAGTTCTGTAGTTCTTCTGAAGAAGGGACCTCCTTTAGGAATTGACTACTTTGGTTACAAAAGGGATAAAGCTAGAGAGTGGGTCAATAACATACTATTAAAGTTGTAA
- the YFH7 gene encoding Yfh7p (similar to uniprot|P43591 Saccharomyces cerevisiae YFR007W Hypothetical ORF) yields MLGCFFFFFIQYKVQVEIFVFKVHYLREDTPFPKMVVDVDALANEAIGLLDQCKDDNYRVCILIVGPPGSGKSTVAQDLSRQINHRFDEYRLQGNQKSAHGGTRSRASDVALASDVPEITTPLSEELAFNGGILPKYVEDVNFQPVKRRLENGDLQILGRGGLPNAFTISNDVEPDEESSFAQIVPMDGFHLSRQCLSSFQNPQEAHKRRGSPPTFDSNNFAQLCKTLAQTCTIKPGSCDAKSCFEFMAKTYDPHFPCIKIPGFDHSLKDPTPDQFCLNGHTRIVILEGLYLLYDKENWQRVHEILQNTGSLLVWYIDIEDHVIEERVAKRHFNSGLADSVEQGRLKFQGNDLLNARLIRKNLVQSGKVVTLRND; encoded by the coding sequence ATGTTAggttgtttttttttttttttcatacAATATAAAGTTCAAGTAGAAATATTTGTTTTTAAGGTGCATTACTTAAGGGAAGACACCCCCTTCCCAAAGATGGTCGTCGACGTTGATGCTCTGGCTAATGAAGCTATTGGATTGTTAGATCAGTGTAAAGATGACAATTACAGAGTATGTATACTTATAGTGGGTCCTCCAGGTTCAGGCAAGTCAACGGTTGCCCAAGATCTCAGCCGTCAAATCAATCATagatttgatgaatatCGATTGCAAGGTAATCAGAAATCGGCTCATGGTGGGACTAGATCGAGGGCTTCAGATGTGGCATTGGCTTCAGATGTACCGGAGATCACGACTCCCTTGTCTGAGGAATTAGCATTTAATGGTGGTATTTTACCGAAATATGTTGAAGATGTAAACTTCCAACCTGTGAAAAGAAGACTagaaaatggtgatttGCAGATCTTGGGTCGTGGTGGATTGCCCAATGCGTTTACTATTTCTAATGATGTGGAacctgatgaagaatcgTCTTTTGCACAAATTGTGCCCATGGATGGATTTCATTTGAGTCGTCAATGTCTATCGAGTTTCCAAAATCCACAAGAAGCCCATAAAAGGAGAGGTTCGCCACCCACTTTTGATAGTAACAATTTTGCTCAACTTTGTAAAACCTTGGCCCAAACATGTACCATCAAACCCGGATCCTGTGATGCGAAATCATGCTTTGAATTTATGGCCAAGACTTATGATCCACATTTTCCCTGTATAAAGATTCCTGGATTTGACCATAGCCTCAAGGATCCAACACCGGATCAATTTTGCCTCAATGGTCATACTAGAATCGTCATCCTAGAAGGACTTTACCTTCTTTACGATAAAGAAAACTGGCAACGTGTTCACGAGATCCTACAAAATACTGGATCCTTATTAGTATGGTACATTGATATTGAGGACCACgtcattgaagaaagagtCGCAAAAAGACATTTTAACTCTGGGTTGGCCGATAGTGTAGAGCAAGGACGTCTCAAGTTTCAAGGAAATGATCTTTTAAATGCAAGGCTCATTAGAAAGAATCTTGTTCAAAGCGGCAAAGTCGTCACATTAAGAAATGATTGA